A stretch of Acidobacteriota bacterium DNA encodes these proteins:
- a CDS encoding PD40 domain-containing protein, producing the protein MGRLLFRAALFTALASSSVVAQGPVPRAQGSVPTVIASEPGISPDGAEIAFASGGDIWSVPSAGGEARLLVSHEATERRPLFSPDGRRLAFMSSRTGGGDIYVLTLDSGALQRLTSDDGQETLEAWSPDGRWVYLSATGRDIAGMNDVYRVSAEGGTPMPVSDERYVNEFHVAPSPDGSSLVVAARGISSSQWWRRGSSHIDQSELWWMSALDGTPVYRQLTTRDARQVWPMMTADARSLYYVSDRGGAENIWMRAMPGSPGTAGLDAGRKVTTFTDGRVLFPSLSANGRVMVFEREFGVWTFDPTTRVARQVPIRLKGASAVPVSERQRVTNGFSDLALSPDGRKVAFVARGILFAASAKDAGDATRVTTLPGIVSQPVWAPDSRRLAYVAARDGAQRLYLYDFVSNQETTLTRGAGVDISPVFSPDGTQMAFLRDRRELRVLTLATSAERVLASGAFADAIDTPIPAWSPDGKWVALFAIGSKSFTNVSLVPVGAPGGPPRPISFLSNVYANSLAWSPDGRTMFFDTRQRTEQGQLARVDLTRRTPRFREDLFRDLFLTPARPSVPVPPPSASAPVGATTDKPPAPPAQPEPVFEGVRGRLSLLPLGLDVQSVTVSPDGKLALVAAAAAGQTNLYTYSLDELGERPVARQLTTTAGAKSDAQFSPDSREVYYLDAGRIQIATVERREARPLAVTAEFTTDFATDKFEVFREAWTLLRDNFFDPAFNGVNWEGSRERYGPLVAASATPDEMRRVMSLMIGELNASHLGLSGPGGGAPVVGQLGLRFDRKTFETSGQLRITEVVMLGPADVSGQVKVGDYLRSVGGRPVVAGFNLDEALAHTVDRRVAITVSSTPSDTPREVALKPIDQGTEKSLLYRQWVERNREYVLKTSGGRLGYVHMVNMSAAALDQLHIDLDVENHERDGVVIDLRNNNGGFVNAYALDVFARQPYLKMSLRGLPESPARTVLGQRALELATVLVVNQHSLSDAEDFTEGYRTLKLGPIVGEPTAGWIIYTWNQRLVDGSTLRLPRMRIRAADGSDMEMHPRGVDVDATRPLGEGATGRDSQLDRAIRTLLTRLGFAE; encoded by the coding sequence ATGGGACGTCTCCTTTTTCGTGCCGCGTTATTTACCGCACTTGCATCGTCATCGGTCGTCGCGCAGGGACCGGTGCCCCGTGCGCAGGGATCAGTGCCGACGGTGATCGCATCCGAACCCGGAATTTCCCCGGACGGCGCCGAGATCGCATTCGCCTCAGGAGGCGACATCTGGTCTGTGCCTTCCGCCGGAGGAGAAGCACGGCTGCTTGTGTCACACGAAGCCACCGAGCGTCGCCCGCTGTTTTCGCCCGACGGCCGCCGCCTGGCCTTCATGTCATCGCGCACGGGCGGCGGTGACATCTATGTGCTCACCCTTGATTCGGGCGCGCTGCAGCGGCTCACTTCGGATGACGGACAGGAGACGCTGGAAGCGTGGTCGCCCGACGGCCGCTGGGTCTACCTCTCTGCCACCGGCCGCGACATTGCCGGGATGAACGACGTCTATCGCGTGTCGGCCGAGGGCGGCACGCCGATGCCCGTGAGCGATGAACGCTACGTCAACGAATTTCACGTGGCGCCGTCGCCCGACGGATCGTCCCTGGTGGTCGCTGCACGCGGAATTTCATCGTCTCAGTGGTGGCGGCGCGGCAGCAGTCACATTGATCAGTCTGAGTTGTGGTGGATGTCTGCACTTGACGGCACTCCCGTCTATCGCCAGTTGACGACGCGCGATGCGCGGCAGGTGTGGCCGATGATGACCGCAGACGCACGATCGCTGTATTACGTGTCAGACCGCGGGGGCGCCGAAAACATCTGGATGCGCGCGATGCCGGGCTCGCCGGGCACGGCGGGGCTCGACGCCGGGCGGAAGGTGACGACGTTTACGGACGGGCGCGTGTTGTTCCCATCGCTGTCGGCGAACGGAAGAGTGATGGTGTTCGAGCGGGAGTTCGGTGTGTGGACGTTTGACCCGACGACGCGGGTCGCGCGCCAGGTGCCGATTCGTTTGAAGGGCGCGTCTGCCGTGCCGGTCTCAGAGCGCCAGCGCGTCACCAACGGATTTTCGGATCTGGCATTGTCTCCCGACGGCCGGAAGGTGGCCTTCGTAGCTCGAGGCATCCTCTTTGCGGCGTCGGCGAAGGATGCCGGCGACGCCACGCGAGTGACCACGTTGCCGGGGATTGTGTCGCAACCCGTGTGGGCGCCCGACAGCCGGCGGCTGGCCTATGTCGCGGCGCGCGACGGTGCGCAGCGCCTCTACCTGTACGACTTCGTGTCGAATCAGGAGACCACGCTCACACGAGGAGCCGGCGTGGACATCTCGCCGGTGTTCTCCCCCGATGGCACCCAGATGGCGTTTCTGCGCGACCGTCGCGAGTTGCGCGTACTGACGCTCGCGACCTCTGCCGAACGGGTGCTCGCTTCGGGTGCATTTGCGGATGCGATTGATACCCCGATACCCGCGTGGTCGCCCGATGGCAAGTGGGTCGCGTTGTTTGCCATCGGATCCAAGTCATTTACAAACGTCAGCCTGGTGCCGGTCGGCGCACCCGGTGGACCGCCGCGCCCGATCAGTTTTCTCTCGAATGTCTACGCCAACTCGCTGGCCTGGTCGCCCGATGGGCGCACGATGTTCTTTGACACCCGGCAACGCACCGAGCAGGGCCAGCTGGCGCGCGTGGATCTCACACGGCGAACACCGAGATTCCGCGAGGACCTGTTCCGCGATCTCTTTTTGACGCCCGCGCGGCCTTCGGTTCCCGTCCCGCCGCCTTCCGCCTCTGCTCCTGTCGGAGCGACGACGGACAAGCCGCCCGCACCGCCGGCCCAACCCGAGCCTGTGTTCGAGGGTGTGCGTGGTCGCCTGTCGCTGCTGCCGCTTGGTCTGGACGTCCAGAGCGTTACCGTCAGCCCCGACGGAAAGCTCGCGCTCGTGGCGGCTGCGGCGGCCGGACAGACGAATCTCTACACGTATTCGCTGGACGAACTTGGCGAGCGGCCGGTCGCGCGACAACTGACGACCACCGCCGGTGCGAAATCAGATGCGCAGTTCAGCCCTGACAGCCGCGAGGTGTATTACCTCGACGCGGGGCGCATCCAGATTGCCACCGTTGAGCGGCGTGAGGCGCGCCCGCTGGCCGTCACCGCAGAGTTCACCACCGACTTCGCCACCGACAAGTTTGAGGTGTTTCGCGAGGCGTGGACACTCTTGCGCGACAACTTCTTTGATCCGGCGTTCAACGGTGTGAACTGGGAAGGGTCACGCGAGCGGTACGGGCCCCTGGTGGCTGCGTCCGCCACGCCTGATGAAATGCGGCGCGTCATGAGCCTGATGATTGGCGAATTGAATGCGTCGCATCTCGGTCTTTCGGGGCCAGGGGGTGGGGCACCTGTCGTCGGGCAGTTGGGATTGCGATTCGATCGGAAGACCTTCGAAACCAGCGGTCAATTGCGGATCACCGAGGTGGTGATGCTGGGGCCGGCCGACGTGTCGGGCCAGGTCAAGGTGGGCGACTACCTCCGTTCGGTCGGGGGGCGTCCCGTCGTCGCGGGGTTCAACCTCGACGAGGCGCTGGCACATACCGTGGACCGGCGTGTGGCGATCACGGTGTCGTCCACGCCCAGCGACACCCCTCGCGAGGTGGCGCTCAAGCCGATCGATCAAGGGACAGAGAAGTCACTGCTGTACCGGCAGTGGGTCGAACGCAATCGCGAGTACGTGCTCAAGACGAGCGGCGGAAGGCTCGGGTACGTGCACATGGTCAACATGAGCGCGGCAGCGCTCGACCAACTGCACATCGATCTGGACGTGGAGAATCACGAACGCGATGGCGTGGTGATCGATCTGCGGAACAACAACGGCGGATTCGTGAACGCCTATGCGCTTGATGTGTTCGCGCGCCAGCCGTACCTGAAGATGTCGCTCCGGGGCCTGCCTGAATCGCCCGCGCGAACGGTGCTGGGCCAGCGCGCCCTCGAACTGGCCACGGTACTGGTGGTCAACCAGCATTCGCTGTCGGATGCCGAGGACTTCACCGAAGGCTACCGCACGTTGAAGCTGGGACCGATCGTGGGTGAGCCGACGGCCGGCTGGATCATCTATACGTGGAACCAGCGGCTCGTGGACGGGTCAACACTGCGGCTGCCGCGTATGCGCATTCGCGCGGCCGACGGCTCCGACATGGAAATGCACCCGCGTGGCGTTGACGTTGACGCGACCAGGCCGCTTGGCGAGGGCGCTACCGGACGGGACAGCCAACTCGATCGCGCGATTCGCACGCTTCTGACCAGATTGGGATTCGCGGAGTAA
- a CDS encoding transcriptional regulator, whose amino-acid sequence MRNAEVIRQWQILRAVESSRTGVTIHDLAEQAGVTTRTIRRDLQALQEAGFAIYDEGEEHDTKRWKLDAQPFRSVEAGLSVQDVAALYLSRSIVEALSAWPLADELRAALAKIEGALNPRMREFLATLPQVVSTKAVPGAGGARRELVDVTRRLFEAVRDRRIIEMQYFSAASRRAKAYSVQPYRLALAQGGVYLVAWVPQYSEFRTFAVERIERLSVQETTFRKTRELPNDIFGASLGVFSAEPERIEVEFAARAAPYVQGRTWHESQQVSVLEDGRVRMTLDVSNDWALRSWLLGFGADVRVIAPTTLAHSLRDELTRAAQHYR is encoded by the coding sequence GTGCGCAACGCTGAAGTCATTCGTCAGTGGCAGATTCTGCGCGCCGTCGAGTCGTCACGCACCGGTGTGACCATTCACGATCTGGCAGAACAGGCGGGCGTCACCACGCGAACGATTCGACGCGACCTGCAGGCGTTGCAGGAAGCCGGGTTTGCGATTTATGACGAGGGTGAAGAGCACGACACCAAACGCTGGAAGCTGGACGCGCAGCCGTTTCGTTCGGTCGAAGCCGGTCTGAGTGTGCAGGACGTGGCTGCGCTGTATCTGAGCCGCTCGATTGTTGAAGCGCTGTCGGCGTGGCCGCTGGCCGACGAGCTGCGCGCGGCCCTGGCAAAAATTGAAGGCGCGCTGAATCCGCGCATGCGTGAGTTTCTTGCAACGCTTCCGCAGGTGGTCTCCACAAAGGCCGTTCCTGGCGCCGGAGGGGCGCGGCGAGAGCTGGTGGACGTCACCCGCCGGCTCTTCGAAGCCGTGCGTGATCGCCGCATCATCGAAATGCAGTATTTCTCCGCGGCGAGTCGGCGCGCGAAGGCGTACAGCGTGCAGCCGTACCGGCTGGCGCTCGCGCAGGGTGGCGTCTACCTGGTGGCGTGGGTGCCGCAATATTCGGAGTTCCGGACGTTTGCCGTGGAGCGAATCGAACGGCTCTCAGTGCAGGAAACCACGTTCCGGAAGACGCGCGAGTTGCCGAACGACATCTTCGGGGCATCGCTTGGAGTCTTCTCGGCAGAACCTGAGCGCATCGAAGTCGAGTTCGCCGCACGCGCCGCACCCTATGTGCAGGGCCGGACGTGGCACGAGTCCCAGCAGGTCAGCGTCCTCGAGGATGGCCGGGTGCGGATGACGCTGGACGTCTCAAACGACTGGGCACTGCGGTCCTGGCTTCTTGGGTTCGGCGCGGACGTGCGGGTCATTGCGCCGACGACGCTCGCTCATTCGCTTCGCGATGAACTCACTCGCGCGGCGCAACATTACCGCTAA
- a CDS encoding DUF1211 domain-containing protein, translating into MPVPVRHRDVSRLEAFSDAVFGFALTLLVVSLDTPRNTEELRQLVGGFLPFGLTFAMVSWIWYQHNVFFRRYGLQDAWTTALNCMLLFVVLFYVFPLKYLTLTLIGPLTMNRASLPSLDELNGPLVLTVYSAGVLMIFGLFLLLHLHAWRRRVQLELTSLEQVILRYSMRAHLYSAGLAVVSLGLVWLYPNQTFYAGVVYGLMGPLHGWNGYQNGRAQERLASIAPELAAGPADDRKD; encoded by the coding sequence ATGCCTGTACCGGTACGCCATCGCGACGTCTCCAGACTGGAAGCGTTCAGCGATGCCGTGTTCGGGTTTGCGCTGACGCTGCTCGTCGTTTCACTGGACACGCCCAGAAACACGGAAGAACTCCGGCAGCTGGTGGGAGGGTTCCTGCCGTTTGGCCTGACGTTCGCGATGGTCTCGTGGATCTGGTACCAGCACAACGTGTTCTTCCGGCGGTACGGTCTGCAGGATGCGTGGACGACGGCGCTCAACTGCATGTTGTTGTTTGTGGTGCTGTTTTATGTCTTCCCACTGAAGTACCTGACGCTGACACTCATCGGCCCGCTCACGATGAACCGGGCCAGTCTGCCGTCGCTGGACGAACTGAACGGCCCGCTGGTGCTCACGGTCTATAGCGCGGGCGTGTTGATGATCTTCGGTCTGTTCCTGCTGCTGCACCTGCACGCGTGGCGGCGGCGTGTCCAGCTCGAACTCACGTCGCTCGAGCAGGTCATCCTCCGCTACAGCATGCGCGCGCATCTGTACAGCGCGGGACTCGCTGTCGTGTCGCTGGGTCTTGTGTGGCTCTATCCGAACCAGACGTTTTACGCGGGCGTGGTGTACGGGCTGATGGGACCACTGCACGGCTGGAATGGCTATCAGAACGGGCGCGCACAGGAACGCCTGGCGAGCATCGCTCCTGAACTGGCGGCCGGGCCCGCCGACGACCGGAAGGACTAG